One region of Chryseobacterium muglaense genomic DNA includes:
- a CDS encoding SMEK domain-containing protein, with the protein MPNAEEDFLLVRKSISKWVTEIVLSNASGYFDINRISEGIALKLLNLVFDYELIDLNLERINYPGIDLGDYEVSKLAFQVTSQSTNAKILSSLRSFRKENYKEQFPNGVKFFIINNTKKSKKYIKGFEDFSDIFNPKTDIVYPQDLVEIIKNIYHRDEVRFAEIRKFLIKEFGENEESEREELISFENSGEKISFYNKIFSSKHEINNANFVSFVCKINGEESSTEDLEKLLDGSNGLFLVGPSGCGKSILSKNIALTFCKQNLSVVLESKYYDTNLDAFLEKEICNLGFKNSLEFFKICYEQKQVVLLIIDGFNECDDSKKSQLIAELEKLSLNWTVKFILSSQREEQLVAPLELLKVEVDYPSITTKIEIVTKLSKSIDRPGIESLLSTISTSLEAKIIGEMEILNIDDCSRFSLFDNFIKQKLEEEKLEAFSLMAIMAKNMSNKFSFSLSEREIEIIFKEHNLSASPYNKCLESQILDSHSGRVSFAHEMFFKFFIAESIIRFSNDIECIIKEINLPKNYDNKLFIVGSINDREVLEAVLTDIKDVDFLNSIISGEAGSYSQKWCKRKLNEALYEIESEINNIQFIFTEADFWGIGYEKRSLTSWSEQQLAFITLIAYQLFEENILKRFYEIVGKMDDKIVDQTFKLDKIAERDENILLKDSLFSSAYVGLSNNTSAVTKIVNMLHSGILIFDQGIVITDESINYIISRKSITYGQFYFILSFLRWNYKLSAFFELTCNLLEKQWASLPYHLKLDILVNIRHFSNSEEEKNILINILNDIHQKTNNVWMSSTIFDALNQLGALDQDAEEQIPFISDEINGFLSQPDLDENCQIIFGLYNRTYDHPYSIAYQEVISALEEKESKIFYEMAIKGMNDVFLGSYLIIDTANIIGEKICPHIVRWTEVPIFHISMPQDSLQIFIISHILLAKFKYPLVSRFKKETDMATKSLFAAAEIYYWYSRPDLDDDDKRKYSQKAADLLFNDENIFAISTISALRESLLRHPIAEYVGNIFNNTIENWYCDILITICKRSLDSLNVQKNVTRLGNDINIETIYMLERIGNVLDIDILKRLSGHKSYGQVAVKAIKILLTAKN; encoded by the coding sequence ATGCCAAACGCTGAAGAAGATTTTTTGTTGGTCCGTAAAAGTATCTCCAAATGGGTAACAGAAATAGTTTTATCTAATGCCTCAGGATATTTTGATATTAATCGTATTTCAGAAGGGATAGCTCTAAAGCTATTGAATTTGGTATTTGACTATGAATTGATTGATCTTAATTTGGAAAGAATCAATTATCCAGGCATTGATTTAGGCGACTACGAAGTTTCCAAATTAGCGTTTCAAGTAACTTCGCAATCTACTAATGCAAAAATTTTATCAAGTCTTAGAAGCTTCCGAAAAGAAAATTATAAAGAACAATTTCCTAACGGAGTTAAGTTTTTTATTATTAATAATACAAAGAAATCGAAAAAATATATAAAAGGTTTTGAAGACTTCAGCGACATCTTTAATCCAAAAACTGACATTGTATATCCGCAAGATCTAGTAGAAATAATAAAAAATATTTACCATAGAGATGAAGTTCGATTTGCTGAAATCAGAAAATTTCTAATCAAAGAATTTGGAGAAAATGAAGAATCAGAAAGAGAGGAATTGATTTCGTTTGAAAATTCAGGAGAAAAAATTTCTTTTTATAACAAAATCTTTAGCTCAAAGCACGAAATTAACAACGCCAATTTTGTATCTTTTGTCTGTAAGATAAATGGTGAGGAAAGTTCTACTGAAGACCTTGAAAAATTGCTTGATGGCAGTAACGGATTATTTCTGGTTGGTCCATCTGGATGTGGTAAATCAATTTTGTCAAAAAATATAGCCCTCACTTTTTGTAAACAAAATTTAAGTGTTGTACTAGAAAGTAAATATTATGATACGAATCTTGATGCTTTTCTTGAAAAAGAAATCTGTAATCTGGGGTTTAAGAATAGCTTGGAATTTTTCAAAATTTGCTACGAACAAAAACAAGTTGTATTACTAATAATTGATGGGTTTAATGAATGTGATGATAGTAAAAAGTCTCAGCTCATAGCTGAACTGGAAAAATTAAGCCTGAATTGGACAGTAAAATTCATTCTGAGTTCACAGAGAGAGGAGCAATTAGTAGCTCCGTTAGAACTTCTCAAAGTTGAGGTAGATTATCCTTCTATAACAACGAAAATCGAAATTGTTACTAAGTTAAGTAAAAGCATTGATAGACCAGGCATAGAATCTCTATTAAGTACCATCTCAACTTCTTTGGAAGCTAAGATAATTGGTGAAATGGAAATTTTGAACATCGATGACTGTAGCAGATTTTCTCTATTTGATAATTTTATCAAACAAAAGTTAGAAGAAGAAAAATTAGAAGCATTTTCATTAATGGCCATTATGGCTAAAAATATGTCGAATAAATTTTCATTCAGTTTATCTGAAAGGGAAATTGAAATAATTTTTAAAGAACACAATCTTTCAGCAAGCCCTTACAATAAATGTCTTGAAAGCCAGATTTTAGATAGTCATTCCGGAAGGGTAAGCTTTGCTCACGAAATGTTTTTTAAGTTTTTTATTGCAGAAAGTATCATACGTTTTTCAAATGATATAGAATGTATTATTAAAGAAATCAATCTTCCAAAAAACTATGATAACAAACTATTTATTGTCGGGTCTATTAATGATCGTGAAGTTTTAGAAGCTGTATTAACAGACATTAAAGATGTTGACTTTTTAAATTCAATTATTTCAGGAGAAGCTGGAAGTTATTCACAAAAGTGGTGTAAAAGAAAACTTAATGAAGCACTATATGAAATAGAAAGTGAGATAAATAATATTCAATTTATATTTACAGAAGCCGATTTCTGGGGTATTGGCTATGAAAAAAGAAGCTTGACTAGTTGGAGTGAACAGCAATTAGCATTTATTACTCTTATAGCATATCAACTTTTCGAAGAAAATATTTTAAAAAGGTTTTATGAGATAGTTGGTAAGATGGACGATAAAATCGTTGACCAAACTTTTAAACTAGATAAAATTGCTGAGCGAGATGAAAATATTTTGCTAAAAGACAGTCTGTTTTCTAGTGCTTATGTAGGACTCTCAAATAATACTAGTGCAGTGACAAAAATAGTTAATATGCTGCATTCAGGAATTTTAATATTTGATCAAGGTATAGTTATCACTGATGAGTCAATTAACTACATAATATCAAGAAAATCGATTACGTATGGGCAATTTTATTTTATCTTGTCATTTCTAAGATGGAATTATAAACTGTCGGCTTTTTTCGAGTTAACTTGCAATTTATTAGAAAAACAATGGGCAAGCTTACCTTACCATCTAAAATTAGATATTCTAGTTAACATAAGACACTTTTCAAATAGTGAAGAAGAAAAAAATATTTTAATTAATATCTTAAACGACATCCACCAAAAAACTAATAACGTCTGGATGTCATCAACTATTTTTGATGCGCTAAACCAATTAGGGGCTTTGGATCAAGACGCAGAAGAACAAATCCCTTTTATCTCGGATGAAATTAATGGATTTCTATCTCAGCCAGATCTAGATGAAAACTGTCAAATTATTTTTGGACTCTATAATAGAACTTATGACCATCCGTACAGTATTGCATATCAAGAAGTAATCTCTGCATTAGAAGAGAAAGAGTCGAAAATATTTTATGAGATGGCTATTAAGGGAATGAATGATGTATTTCTGGGCTCATATCTCATTATAGACACCGCAAATATAATAGGGGAAAAAATTTGCCCTCATATAGTTAGGTGGACAGAAGTTCCGATATTTCATATATCAATGCCCCAAGATTCTTTGCAGATTTTTATTATATCTCACATCCTATTAGCTAAATTTAAATATCCATTAGTCAGCAGATTTAAAAAAGAAACAGATATGGCTACAAAATCGCTATTTGCAGCTGCAGAAATTTACTATTGGTATAGCCGCCCAGATTTAGATGATGATGATAAAAGGAAATATTCTCAAAAAGCTGCCGATTTATTATTTAATGATGAAAATATATTTGCAATAAGTACAATATCTGCACTTAGGGAAAGCTTGCTTCGTCACCCTATTGCTGAATATGTTGGAAATATTTTTAATAATACTATCGAAAATTGGTATTGTGATATTCTTATAACAATTTGTAAACGATCATTGGATAGTCTCAATGTTCAGAAAAATGTCACGAGATTAGGGAACGATATAAATATTGAAACAATTTATATGTTGGAGAGAATAGGAAATGTTTTAGATATAGATATTCTTAAAAGATTATCAGGGCATAAGAGTTATGGACAGGTCGCTGTTAAAGCAATCAAAATTTTGCTAACTGCAAAAAATTAA